From a region of the Capricornis sumatraensis isolate serow.1 chromosome 22, serow.2, whole genome shotgun sequence genome:
- the SOX4 gene encoding transcription factor SOX-4: MVQQTNNAENTEALLAGESSDSGAGLELGIASSPTPGSTASTGGKADDPSWCKTPSGHIKRPMNAFMVWSQIERRKIMEQSPDMHNAEISKRLGKRWKLLKDSDKIPFIREAERLRLKHMADYPDYKYRPRKKVKSGNANSGSAAAAASKPGEKGDKVGGSGHGGGGGGGSHAGGGGGGGASGGGANSKPAQKKSCGSKVAGGGVGKPHAKLILAGGGGKAAAAAASSSSSSSSSSSFAAEQAGAAALLPLGAAAAAADHHSLYKARTPSASASASAAASASAGLAAPGKHLAEKKVKRVYLFGGLGASSSPVGGVGAGADPSDPLGLYEEGGAGCSPDGPSLSGRSSAASSPAAGRSPADHRSYASLRAASPAPSSAPSHASSSASSSSSSSSSSSSSSSGSSSSDDEFEDDLLDLNPSSNFESMSLGSFSSSSALDRDLDFNFEPGSGSHFEFPDYCTPEVSEMISGDWLESSISNLVFTY; this comes from the coding sequence ATGGTGCAGCAAACCAACAACGCCGAGAACACGGAAGCGCTGCTCGCCGGCGAGAGCTCGGACTCGGGCGCCGGCCTCGAGCTGGGCATCGCCTCCTCCCCCACGCCCGGCTCCACCGCCTCCACGGGCGGCAAGGCCGACGACCCGAGCTGGTGCAAGACGCCGAGTGGGCACATCAAGCGGCCCATGAACGCCTTTATGGTGTGGTCGCAGATCGAGCGGCGCAAGATCATGGAGCAGTCACCCGACATGCACAACGCCGAGATCTCCAAGCGGCTGGGCAAACGCTGGAAGCTGCTCAAAGACAGCGACAAGATCCCTTTCATTCGGGAGGCGGAGCGGCTGCGCCTCAAGCACATGGCTGACTACCCCGACTACAAATACCGGCCCAGGAAGAAGGTGAAGTCCGGCAACGCCAACTCGGGctccgcggccgccgccgcctccaAGCCCGGGGAGAAGGGCGACAAGGTCGGTGGCAGCGGCcacgggggcggcggcggcgggggcagcCACGCGgggggaggaggcggcggcggcgcgagCGGCGGCGGCGCCAACTCCAAACCCGCTCAGAAAAAGAGCTGCGGCTCCAAAGTGGCGGGCGGCGGGGTCGGCAAGCCCCACGCCAAGCTCATCCTGGCGGGCGGCGGCGGGAAGGCGGCGgcggccgccgcctcctcctcctcctcctcctcgtcgtCGTCCTCGTTCGCCGCCGAGCAGGCGGGGGCCGCCGCCCTGTTGCCCCTgggcgccgccgccgcggccgccgaCCACCACTCGCTGTACAAGGCGCGGACTCCCAGCGCCTCGGCCTCGGCCTCCGCGGCGGCCTCGGCCTCGGCCGGCCTGGCGGCCCCGGGCAAACACCTGGCGGAGAAGAAGGTGAAGCGCGTCTACCTGTTCGGCGGCCTGGGCGCGTCGTCCTCGCCCGTCGGCGGCGTGGGCGCGGGCGCCGACCCCAGCGACCCCCTGGGCCTGTACGAGGAAGGGGGCGCCGGTTGCTCGCCCGACGGGCCGAGCCTGAGCGGCCGCAGCAGCGCCGCCTCGTCGCCGGCCGCCGGCCGCTCGCCCGCCGACCACCGTAGCTACGCCAGCCTGCGCGCCGCCTCGCCCGCCCCGTCCAGCGCGCCCTCGCACGCGTCCTCGTCGGCCTCATCCTCCTCCTCGTCGTCGTCGTCCTCCTCGTCCTCGTCCTCGGGCTCGTCGTCCTCCGACGACGAGTTCGAAGACGACCTGCTCGACCTGAACCCCAGCTCAAACTTTGAGAGCATGTCCCTGGGCAGCTTCAGCTCGTCGTCGGCGCTGGACCGGGATCTGGATTTTAACTTCGAACCCGGCTCCGGCTCGCACTTCGAGTTCCCGGACTACTGCACGCCCGAGGTGAGCGAGATGATCTCGGGAGACTGGCTGGAGTCCAGCATCTCCAACCTGGTCTTCACCTACTGA